In one window of Brachyhypopomus gauderio isolate BG-103 chromosome 16, BGAUD_0.2, whole genome shotgun sequence DNA:
- the LOC143477966 gene encoding fibroblast growth factor receptor homolog 1 codes for MSQSGLGSSAPTSRSSPNSSLRAGTSGADAIVHLREHSMAPCSNSTNSEGALDHTHYVLISVSALTALFTVFCGILWIKKYRALRKTIRRLQPKKPAFAPPHTSPPASSAAPQDVTVIPPLSGPTETHFQRAKNRQSTRLLWKLPQQNPRVMKSDLNLIQLIKAGREGAYYKAKMLRGTCKGHSLITCKISKEGVTPKHIQTEVSIMRKLVYHKNVLQLLEWNTTEEPFVLIMEYVSYGTLRNFVQTHQEKLRDDPEIQSLFTIASYHIALAMEHLRSKMVVHCDLALRNILVSRFPWEVKVAEFGLARDLTCMRSRRSTRKKHHRERVPLRWYPPEYFRSNYYSFKGDVWAFGIVLWELQTFGSLPYPNLETSEEVVYHICAGRRNACPESCRPEILQIMKDCWLDPYTARPSFSDLVRILEDVIENDTDYVDVASRTLMDTATN; via the exons ATGAGTCAGAGTGGTCTGGGGAGCTCCGCTCCAACATCAAGAAG TTCTCCTAACTCCTCTTTAAGAGCTGGGACATCCGGAGCCGACGCCATCGTCCACTTAAGGGAACACAGTATGGCACCTTGTAGTAATTCAACAA ATTCTGAAGGTGCTctggaccacacacactacgTTCTCATCAGCGTCTCAGCTCTGACTGCCCTCTTCACCGTTTTCTGCGGGATCTTGTGGATCAAAAA GTATCGAGCTCTAAGGAAAACCATCCGGCGGCTCCAGCCGAAGAAGCCGGCGTTCGcgcctccccacacctcccctcctgcGTCTAGCGCCGCCCCGCAGGACGTGACCGTCATACCGCCGTTGAGCGGTCCTACAGAGACTCACTTCCAAAGAGCGAAGAACAGGCAGAGCACCCGGTTACTGTGGAAACTGCCGCAACAG AACCCCAGAGTCATGAAGTCGGATCTAAACCTCATCCAGCTAATCAAGgccgggagagagggagcgtacTACAAGGCCAAAATGTTGAGAGGCACGTGCAAGGGGCACTCACtcatcacctgcaaaatctctaAAGAAG GTGTCACTCCTAAGCACATACAGACGGAGGTGTCTATTATGAGAAAGCTGGTCTACCATAAGAATGTTCTTCAGCTGCTTGAGTGGAACACTACAGAGG AGCCCTTTGTGCTGATCATGGAGTACGTGAGTTACGGGACCCTCCGCAACTTCGTCCAGACGCATCAGGAGAAATTGCGAGACGACCCCGAGATACAGAGCCTCTTCACCATCGCCTCCTACCACATCGCCCTGGCGATGGAGCACCTGCGATCCAAAATG GTGGTGCACTGTGACCTGGCCTTACGGAATATTCTGGTGAGCCGTTTCCCGTGGGAAGTCAAGGTGGCGGAGTTCGGCCTGGCCAGGGACCTGACGTGCATGAGAAGCAGACGCAGCACCCGGAAAAAGCATCACAGG GAACGTGTGCCCTTACGCTGGTACCCTCCTGAGTACTTCCGCAGCAACTACTACAGCTTCAAGGGGGACGTGTGGGCTTTTGGCATTGTACTCTGGGAACTACAGACCTTTG GCAGCTTGCCTTACCCCAATCTGGAGACGTCGGAGGAAGTGGTGTATCATATTTGTGCTGGCCGCCGGAATGCATGCCCGGAGAGCTGCCGTCCTGAGAT ACTGCAGATCATGAAAGATTGCTGGTTGGATCCATATACTGCCAGACCGTCCTTTTCAGACCTGGTCAGAATCTTGGAGGATGTCATTGAGAATGACACG GATTACGTGGATGTGGCAAGCCGTACATTGATGGATACAGCAACAAACTAA
- the tmem97 gene encoding sigma intracellular receptor 2 produces MLLRTLEIIFLIYFASHIPITLFIDLQALLPERVYPQSLKNLLQWYASEFKDPMVLDPPVWFRSFIYCEALLQLPFFPVAVYAFLKGNCRWIRTPVIVYSTHVATSLIPILGHILFHNFPPAGPQTLQERLTLVSIYAPYLVVPVLLLLTMLCSSAYCSSPPGGKASSKSKKHK; encoded by the exons ATGTTACTTAGGACTTTGGAAATAATATTTCTCATCTATTTTGCGTCGCATATCCCCATTACTCTTTTCATTGATCTTCAAGCACTGCTGCCTGAACGAGTGTATCCTCAATCA CTGAAAAACTTGCTGCAGTGGTATGCTTCCGAATTTAAAGATCCGATGGTGCTGGACCCGCCTGTCTGGTTCAGATCCTTCATATACTGCGAAGCACTTCTTCAGTTGCCGTTTTTTCCCGTGGCGGTGTATGCATTTTTAAAAG gcaACTGCAGATGGATCAGGACTCCGGTCATCGTGTACTCCACCCATGTGGCCACCAGTCTAATCCCCATACTGGGTCACATCTTATTCCATAACTTTCCTCCGGCGGGTCCACAGACGTTACAGGAGCGTTTGACCCTTGTGTCCATTTACGCGCCGTATCTCGTCGTTCCCGTCTTGCTGCTACTCACCATGCTGTGTAGCTCCGCGTATTGCTCCTCTCCTCCAGGTGGAAAAGCTTCATCAAAGTCCAAGAAACACAAATAG